From Etheostoma spectabile isolate EspeVRDwgs_2016 chromosome 8, UIUC_Espe_1.0, whole genome shotgun sequence, a single genomic window includes:
- the cpsf1 gene encoding LOW QUALITY PROTEIN: cleavage and polyadenylation specificity factor subunit 1 (The sequence of the model RefSeq protein was modified relative to this genomic sequence to represent the inferred CDS: inserted 1 base in 1 codon), which translates to MYAVYRQAHTPTAVEFSVYCNFISSKEKNLVVAGTSQLFVYRIIHDVESTSKADKSSDSKSRKEKLEQVASFSLFGNIMSMASVQLVGANRDALLLSFKDAKLSVVEYDPGTHDLKTLSLHYFEEPELRDGFVQNVHIPIVRVDPENRCAVMLVYGTQLVVLPFRKDTLTDEQEGGVGEGPKSSFLPSYIIDVRELDEKLLNIIDMKFLHGYYEPTLLILFEPNQTWPGRVAVRQDTCSIVAISLNIMQKVHPVIWSLTNLPFDCTQVMPVPKPIGGVVVFAVNSLLYLNQSVPPYGVSLNSQTNGTTAFPLRVQEEVRISLDCSQSDFIAYDKMVISLKGGEIYVLTLITDGMRSVRAFHFDKAAASVLTTCMVTMEPGYLFLGSRLGNSLLLKYTEKLQETPPEEADEKQDTEKEKDKDKPEEPPNKKKRMESSTNWTDEVDEIEVYGSEAQSGTQLATYSFEVCDSILNIGPCSNASMGEPAFLSEEFQSNPEPDLEVVVCSGYGKNGALSVLQRSIRPQVVTTFELPGCHDMWTVVSNEVKEDKKAAKSDDSEDGAETETGEDGEDGEKDQEEKXKEEEKTEPPLEDDTKKHGFLILSREDSTMILQTGQEIMELDTSGFATQGPTVFAGNIGDNKYIIQVSPMGIRLLEGVTQLHFIPVDLGSPIVHCSVADPYVVIMTAEGVVTMFALKTDSYMGKTHRLALQKPQIPTQSRVITLCAYRDVSGMFTTENKVSCSVREDPVIRSQSEEETIIHDLSNTVDDEEEMLYGDSNASAAHGRDESGRSFGALGLSDGSSSKAEPSHWCIICRESGVMEIYQLPDWRLVFLVKNFPVGQRVLVDSSSGQSAAQGEGKKEEVTRQGEIPQVKEVALVSLGYNHSRPYLLVHVEQELLIYEAFPYDQQQPQNNLKVRFKKVPHNINFREKKSKVKKDKKAESGAAEESSAVKSRIARFRYFEDISGYSGVFICGPSPHWMLVTSRGAMRLHPMTIDGPIESFSPFHNINCPKGFLYFNKQGELRISVLPTYLSYDAPWPVRKIPLRCTIHYVSYHVESKVYAVCTSVKEPCTRIPRMTGEEKEFETIERDERYINPQQEKFSIQLISPVSWEAIPNTRFDLDEWEHVTCMKTVSLRSQETVSGLKGYVAAGTCLMQGEEVTCRGRIVILDVIEVVPEPGQPLTKNKFKVLYEKEQKGPVTALCHCHGYLVSAIGQKIFLWVLKDNDLTGMAFIDTQLYIHQMFSIKNFILAADLMKSISLLRYQEESKTLSLVSRDAKPLEVYSIDFMVDNNQLGLLVSDRDKNLYVYMYLPEAKESFGGMRLLRRADFNAGANINTFWRMPCRGALDTGSKKALTWDNKHITWFATLDGGVGLLLPMQEKTYRRLLMLQNALNSMLPHHAGLNPKAFRMLHTDRRSLQNAVRNILDGELLNKYLYLSTMERSELAKKIGTTQDIILDDLLEIDRVTAHF; encoded by the exons GATGGTTTTGTGCAGAATGTGCATATCCCCATTGTCCGTGTGGATCCCGAGAATCGCTGTGCTGTAATGCTAGTTTATGGCACCCAGCTCGTGGTGTTGCCATTCAGGAAGGACACTCTAACTGATGAACAGGAGGGGGGAGTGGGAGAAGG ACCCAAATCCAGCTTCCTACCCAGCTACATCATTGATGTCCGTGAGCTGGACGAGAAGCTGCTGAACATCATCGACATGAAGTTCCTCCATGGATACTATGAGCCCACGTTGCTCATCCTGTTTGAGCCCAACCAGACATGGCCTGG GCGTGTTGCTGTGCGTCAGGACACTTGTAGCATCGTTGCCATCTCCCTCAACATAATGCAGAAGGTTCATCCTGTCATCTGGTCTCTCACTAATCTGCCCTTTGACTGTACGCAAGTCATGCCTGTTCCCAAGCCAATCG gtggtgtggtggtgtttgcTGTGAATTCATTGCTGTATCTGAACCAGAGTGTTCCACCATATGGAGTTTCTCTCAACTCTCAGACAAATGGGACCACGGCATTCCCTCTGC GTGTACAGGAGGAAGTGAGGATTTCACTTGACTGTTCCCAGTCTGACTTTATTGCCTATGACAAGATGGTCATCTCTTTGAAAGGAGGAGAAAT TTACGTGTTGACCCTCATAACTGACGGCATGAGAAGTGTCCGGGCTTTCCACTTTGACAAAGCTGCTGCCAGCGTCCTGACAACCTGT ATGGTGACCATGGAACCCGGCTACCTTTTCCTGGGTTCCCGCCTCGGAAACTCCCTGCTGCTGAAGTACACCGAGAAACTGCAGGAGACGCCACCAGAGGAGGCCGACGAAAAGCAGGACACCGAGAAAGAGAAGGATAAAGATAAACCG GAAGAACCCCCAAACAAAAAGAAGCGAATGGAATCTTCCACCAACTGGACGG aTGAGGTGGATGAGATAGAAGTGTATGGAAGTGAGGCGCAGTCAGGCACTCAGCTGGCCACCTACTCCTTTgag GTGTGTGATAGCATACTCAACATTGGACCGTGCTCAAATGCCTCCATGGGTGAACCTGCCTTCTTGTCTGAAGAG TTCCAGAGCAACCCTGAGCCCGACCTGGAGGTCGTGGTGTGCTCTGGCTACGGCAAGAATGGTGCACTCTCTGTACTTCAG CGAAGCATCCGACCCCAAGTAGTCACTACGTTTGAGTTGCCAGGTTGCCATGACATGTGGACAGTCGTCTCAAATGAAGTCAAGGAAGACAAAaaa GCTGCAAAAAGCGATGATTCAGAGGACGGGGCCGAGACAGAGACCGGTGAGGATGGAGAAGACGGAGAAAAGGAccaggaagaga agaaagaggaggaaaagacagAGCCTCCCCTGGAGGATGATACGAAGAAGCACGGCTTTCTCATTCTGAGCAGAGAAGATTCAACCATG ATCCTTCAGACAGGTCAGGAGATCATGGAGCTGGACACCAGTGGGTTCGCTACCCAGGGACCCACTGTGTTTGCTGGAAACATCGGTGACAACAAGTACATCATCCAAGTCTCCCCCATGGGGATTCGGCTACTGGAAGGAG TGACACAGCTCCACTTCATCCCTGTGGACTTGGGCTCTCCCATAGTGCATTGCTCCGTGGCGGACCCTTACGTGGTCATCATGACTGCAGAGGGGGTGGTCACCATGTTTGCGCTGAAGACGGACTCGTACATGGGGAAGACACACCGGCTGGCCCTGCAGAAACCACAGATCCCCACT CAATCCCGTGTGATCACACTGTGTGCTTACCGGGACGTAAGTGGCATGTTcaccacagaaaacaaagtgAGCTGCTCGGTCAGAGAGGACCCCGTCATCAGGAGTCAGTCTGAAGAAGAGACCATCATCCATGACCTCAG TAACACAGTGGACGATGAGGAGGAAATGCTGTACGGAGACTCAAACGCCAGCGCAGCTCATGGAAGGGACGAATCCGGCCGCAGCTTCGGGGCACTGGGGCTTTCTGACGGAAGCTCGAGCAAAGCAGAACCCAGCCACTGGTGCATTATCTGCAGAGAGAGTGGCGTTATGGAG aTTTACCAGCTCCCAGACTGGCGATTGGTGTTCCTGGTGAAGAACTTCCCAGTTGGTCAGAGAGTGCTGGTAGACAGTTCGTCTGGCCAATCAGCAGCACAGGGGGAgggtaaaaaagaagaagtcacGCGTCAGGGAGAGATCCCACAAGTCAAAGAGGTGGCGTTGGTGTCCCTCGGCTACAATCACAGCAGACCGTATTTACTG GTCCATGTGGAACAAGAGCTTCTGATCTACGAAGCGTTCCCGTATGATCAACAGCAGCCACAAAACAACCTGAAAGTGCGCTTCAAAAAG GTGCCCCACAACATTAACTTCAGAGAAAAGAAATCAAAGGTGAAGAAAGATAAGAAGGCAGAGAGCGGTGCCGCCGAAGAGAGTTCAGCTGTGAAGAGTCGGATTGCCAGATTCAGATACTTTGAGGACATCTCTGGATACTCAGGG GTGTTTATCTGCGGCCCGTCCCCTCACTGGATGCTGGTCACCTCTCGTGGAGCCATGAGGCTTCACCCCATGACCATTGATGGCCCCATTGAGTCCTTCTCCCCCTTCCATAACATCAACTGCCCCAAAGGTTTCCTCTACTTCAACAAACAG GGAGAGCTGCGGATCAGTGTCCTGCCCACCTATCTGTCCTACGATGCCCCTTGGCCCGTCAGAAAAATCCCCCTGCGATGCACCATCCACTACGTCTCCTACCATGTCGAATCCAAG gtgTATGCTGTGTGCACCAGTGTGAAAGAGCCCTGCACACGCATCCCCAGGATGACTGGAGAGGAGAAGGAGTTTGAAACCATAGAACGAG ATGAACGTTACATTAATCCTCAGCAGGAGAAGTTCTCCATCCAGCTCATCTCTCCAGTCAGCTGGGAGGCCATTCCCAACACCAG GTTTGACCTGGACGAGTGGGAACATGTGACCTGTATGAAGACGGTGTCCCTGCGGAGTCAGGAGACGGTGTCTGGACTGAAGGGCTACGTGGCAGCAGGGACCTGCCTGATGCAGGGGGAGGAGGTCACCTGCAGGGGCCGG ATTGTGATCCTGGACGTGATCGAAGTGGTGCCCGAGCCGGGCCAGCCCCTCACCAAGAACAAGTTCAAAGTGTTGTACGAGAAGGAACAGAAGGGGCCGGTGACGGCTCTGTGTCACTGCCACGGTTACCTGGTGTCGGCCATCGGACAGAAG ATCTTCCTGTGGGTCCTGAAGGACAACGACCTGACGGGCATGGCCTTCATcgacacccagctctacatccaccagatgttcagcatcaagAATTTCATCCTGGCGGCCGACCTGATGAAGAGCATCTCGCTGCTGCGCTACCAGGAGGAGAGCAAGACGCTGTCTCTCGTCAGCAGG GATGCAAAGCCCCTGGAGGTTTACAGCATTGATTTCATGGTGGACAACAACCAGCTTGGATTATTGG TGTCAGATCGAGACAAGAACctctatgtatatatgtatttaccTGAAG CTAAAGAGAGCTTCGGAGGAATGCGGCTGCTGCGGCGAGCGGACTTCAACGCCGGAGCCAACATAAACACTTTCTGGCGGATGCCGTGCCGAGGAGCCCTGGACACCGGCAGCAAGAAGGCTCTGACCTGGGACAACAAGCACATCACGTGGTTCG CCACCCTGGACGGAGGCGTTGGCCTGCTCCTCCCCATGCAGGAGAAGACCTATCGCCGTCTACTGATGTTGCAAAATGCTCTGAACAGCATGCTGCCTCATCATGCCGGTCTGAACCCCAAGGCCTTCAG AATGCTGCACACCGACAGGAGAAGCCTGCAGAACGCCGTGAGAAACATCCTGGATGGAGAACTCCTCAACAAGTACTTGTACCTCAGTACAATGGAGCGCAGTGAGCTGGCCAAGAAGATTGGTACCACTCAGGACATA ATCCTGGATGACCTCCTGGAGATCGACCGAGTCACAGCTCATTTCTGA